One Malus sylvestris chromosome 14, drMalSylv7.2, whole genome shotgun sequence DNA segment encodes these proteins:
- the LOC126600830 gene encoding uncharacterized protein LOC126600830, translating into MAVISPWTTTLMITIMMITTVMHVIDGSDNNPVYSPCADTKVERSDGFTFGIAFASKESFQRNGTVQLSPCDSRLSLSSNAQISVFRPKVDEISLLSVNSSSFNPDTYGFMVAFAGRKYAARSLPTFVANGTYTVTSFTLVLEFNKGRLQNLYWKKDGCSKCSGSSDFVCLNNQHCAFKTSSCKNHGGSVDCSLGIQLAFSGTDKHLSVLNSWYEVANLRQYSLYGLYSNLKDSLSSQYSKIF; encoded by the exons ATGGCGGTGATTTCTCCATGGACGACGACCTTGATGATCACGATTATGATGATAACGACGGTCATGCATGTAATCGACGGCAGCGACAACAACCCCGTGTACTCGCCGTGCGCGGACACGAAGGTGGAGAGGTCCGACGGGTTCACCTTCGGAATTGCCTTCGCCTCCAAGGAATCCTTCCAACGAAACGGCACCGTTCAGCTGTCTCCTTGCGACTCCagactttctctctcctccaatGCCCAGATCTCCGTTTTCCGACCCAAAGTTGACGAGATCTCCCTCCTCTCCGTCAACTCCTCCTCCTTCAATCCG GATACTTATGGGTTTATGGTTGCGTTTGCTGGGCGAAAATATGCTGCAAGGTCCCTTCCTACTTTTGTTGCTAATGGTACCTACACTGTCACTAGCTTTACCCTT GTGCTTGAGTTCAACAAGGGCAGGCTGCAGAACTTGTACTGGAAAAAGGATGGGTGCTCTAAATGTTCAGGGAGCTCCGACTTTGTTTGCCTCAACAATCAGCACTGCGCCTTCAAGACCTCGAGCTGCAAAAACCATGGCGGCTCTGTGGACTGCAGCCTCGGAATCCAGTTGGCATTTTCCGGCACAGACAAGCACCTTTCGGTTCTTAACTCATGGTATGAAGTGGCAAACCTTAGACAGTACTCGCTCTATGGTCTTTATTCGAATTTGAAGGACTCCCTCAGTAGCCAGTACAGCAAGATTTTCTAA